A single region of the Etheostoma cragini isolate CJK2018 chromosome 3, CSU_Ecrag_1.0, whole genome shotgun sequence genome encodes:
- the LOC117942331 gene encoding P2Y purinoceptor 13-like encodes MVSNNTRPFSSGCASVRTVTVDVAFSYLYFFLFPVALLLNGVAAWVSLHLPSTSTFIVYLKNLVVADLLMTLALPPMAASMLPGAAVALRAFDCRYSSVLFYCSMYTSITLLGLISLDRFFKIVRPCGMLLGQNVVVSLVISTLVWMVVFGSTFIPTVILTDKDPVNKTADFCMSLKGPAGVTLEKFVVLAMECLFWLVTLVIVFCYICITLKVLQSFRNSGSNNRHGKQRTKLRVFLILLVFFVCFVPLHVMRVPLTLYETADTVVCVKMWVKIMYKLVLWLSATNACLDPLVSIYLCREFRDKLVDMMKARGICVGLHSGQKEGV; translated from the coding sequence ATGGTGTCCAACAACACACGACCCTTCTCCTCGGGTTGTGCTTCTGTCAGAACCGTGACCGTGGATGTGGCCTTCTCGTACCTTTACTTCTTCTTGTTCCCCGTTGCGCTACTGCTCAACGGGGTGGCGGCGTGGGTGTCTCTGCACCTCCCTTCCACCTCTACCTTCATAGTGTATCTCAAAAACCTGGTGGTTGCAGACCTGCTCATGACGCTGGCGCTCCCGCCGATGGCCGCCAGCATGCTGCCTGGAGCAGCGGTTGCGTTAAGGGCGTTCGACTGCCGGTACTCTAGTGTCCTTTTCTACTGCAGCATGTACACAAGTATTACTTTATTGGGTCTTATCAGCCTTGACCGCTTCTTCAAAATAGTTAGACCATGCGGAATGTTGTTGGGACAAAACGTGGTCGTCAGTCTTGTGATATCCACCTTGGTTTGGATGGTGGTATTTGGCAGTACATTCATCCCAACTGTCATTCTAACAGACAAGGATCCTGTTAATAAAACAGCTGATTTCTGTATGTCCCTGAAGGGTCCAGCAGGTGTGACTCTTGAGAAATTTGTGGTTCTCGCTATGGAGTGTCTTTTCTGGCTCGTCACCTTAGTGATTGTGTTTTGCTACATCTGCATCACCCTGAAAGTCCTGCAGTCCTTCAGAAACTCTGGGAGCAACAACCGCCACGGAAAGCAGAGGACCAAGCTACGAGTCTTCCTCAtccttcttgtgttttttgtgtgctttgtgcCTCTTCACGTGATGCGTGTTCCTTTAACGTTGTATGAAACTGCTGacactgttgtgtgtgttaaaatgtgggtaaaaataatgtataaattGGTCCTGTGGCTCTCCGCCACTAACGCCTGCCTGGACCCTCTTGTCTCCATCTACCTGTGCAGGGAGTTCAGAGATAAACTGGTTGACATGATGAAAGCTAGAGGGATCTGTGTCGGGTTACATTCAGGTCAGAAGGAAGGTGTTTAA